One window from the genome of Breoghania sp. L-A4 encodes:
- a CDS encoding DUF302 domain-containing protein, which yields MSYHISRTVSGDFDDVVARTTQALKDEGFGVLTEIDVKKTLKSKIDVDFRPYLILGACNPGLAHRALSAEDKVGVLLPCNVVVQDKGAEGIEISAMDPAAAMSMIDNAEVREVAVTVRDKLAKVVDAV from the coding sequence ATGAGCTATCACATCAGCCGCACCGTTTCCGGTGATTTCGACGATGTCGTCGCACGCACGACCCAGGCCCTCAAGGATGAGGGGTTCGGCGTGCTGACGGAAATCGACGTCAAGAAAACGCTGAAGAGCAAGATCGATGTCGATTTTCGACCCTATCTGATCCTCGGCGCCTGCAACCCCGGCCTCGCCCATCGCGCGCTCAGCGCCGAGGACAAGGTCGGCGTGCTGCTGCCGTGCAACGTCGTGGTCCAGGACAAGGGCGCCGAGGGCATCGAGATCTCGGCGATGGATCCCGCCGCCGCCATGAGCATGATCGACAACGCCGAGGTGCGTGAGGTGGCTGTCACCGTGCGCGACAAGCTCGCCAAGGTGGTGGACGCCGTCTGA
- a CDS encoding trimeric intracellular cation channel family protein gives MLQILDFVGVAVFAISGGIAASRLKLDILAFILFATFTGIGGGTLRDLLLGAPVFWVADQTYLIVCLGIGVATWYLAHLGEAWGKPLRWADAVGLACYSVMGAAKTMALTGQPVVAVFMGVATASFGGVIRDTIAGQPSAIIKSELYLTAAFVGASCFVGLVAAEAPPWSAAVVGALAAFVLRGGSIQWGWSLPGYRAPGS, from the coding sequence ATGCTGCAGATTCTGGATTTTGTCGGCGTTGCCGTCTTCGCGATTTCCGGCGGCATCGCGGCCTCGCGGCTGAAGCTCGACATCCTCGCCTTCATCCTGTTCGCGACATTCACCGGCATCGGCGGCGGCACGTTGCGCGACCTGCTGCTGGGCGCCCCGGTGTTCTGGGTTGCCGACCAGACCTACCTGATCGTCTGCCTCGGAATTGGTGTGGCCACCTGGTATCTCGCTCATCTGGGCGAGGCCTGGGGCAAGCCGTTGCGCTGGGCCGACGCGGTGGGGCTGGCGTGTTACAGCGTGATGGGCGCCGCGAAGACCATGGCGCTGACCGGCCAGCCGGTCGTGGCGGTGTTCATGGGGGTGGCGACGGCGAGTTTCGGCGGTGTCATTCGCGACACGATCGCCGGACAGCCAAGCGCCATCATCAAGTCCGAGCTCTATCTGACCGCCGCGTTCGTCGGCGCGTCGTGCTTCGTCGGACTCGTGGCGGCCGAAGCCCCGCCATGGTCGGCGGCGGTCGTTGGAGCGCTGGCGGCCTTTGTCCTGCGCGGCGGCTCGATCCAGTGGGGCTGGTCGCTGCCGGGCTATCGCGCGCCCGGCAGTTGA
- the grpE gene encoding nucleotide exchange factor GrpE, protein MTDETDKMEAGYEPDTEQAETPSADDSGAGGISVEEAVEALVRENADLKDQTLRTLAEMENLRRRTEREVRDAKQYAVASFARDMLTVSDNLSRALEALPAETRESADEGLKALIDGIGMTEREMLNQLEKHGVRPINPEGEKFDPNFHQAMFEVPNADVPNGTVVQVVQTGYVIGERVLRPAMVGVAKGAPKPAPRPVSGDPGQTVDKTA, encoded by the coding sequence ATGACGGACGAGACCGACAAGATGGAAGCCGGATACGAGCCGGACACTGAACAGGCCGAGACGCCTTCAGCGGACGACTCCGGCGCAGGCGGGATCAGTGTCGAGGAAGCGGTGGAAGCGCTCGTGCGCGAAAACGCCGACCTCAAGGATCAGACCCTGCGCACGCTGGCGGAAATGGAAAACCTGCGCCGGCGTACCGAGCGCGAGGTCCGCGACGCCAAGCAATACGCGGTGGCGAGCTTCGCCCGCGACATGCTGACGGTGAGCGACAATCTGTCCCGCGCGCTGGAGGCGCTGCCGGCCGAGACCCGCGAATCCGCCGACGAAGGGCTGAAGGCGCTGATCGACGGCATCGGCATGACCGAGCGCGAGATGCTCAACCAGCTCGAGAAGCATGGCGTGCGGCCTATCAATCCGGAAGGCGAGAAATTCGACCCGAACTTCCATCAGGCGATGTTCGAAGTGCCCAACGCCGACGTGCCCAATGGCACCGTGGTGCAGGTTGTACAGACCGGCTACGTGATCGGCGAGCGGGTGCTGCGCCCGGCCATGGTCGGCGTCGCCAAGGGCGCGCCGAAGCCGGCACCCCGTCCGGTCTCCGGTGATCCCGGACAGACAGTCGACAAGACCGCCTGA
- the trxA gene encoding thioredoxin TrxA, which translates to MTTVTVSDASFDADVLKSSEPVVVDFWAEWCGPCKMIAPALEEISNEMEGKVKVVKLNIDENQATAIKFGVRSIPTLILFKDGQPAATQVGAAPKGKLLDWVNASI; encoded by the coding sequence ATGACGACCGTTACAGTCAGCGACGCGTCTTTCGATGCCGATGTGCTGAAGTCCTCCGAGCCCGTCGTGGTCGATTTCTGGGCCGAATGGTGCGGCCCGTGCAAGATGATCGCCCCCGCGCTGGAAGAGATTTCCAACGAGATGGAAGGCAAGGTGAAGGTCGTCAAGCTCAACATCGACGAGAATCAGGCGACCGCCATCAAGTTCGGCGTGCGCTCGATTCCGACACTGATTCTGTTCAAGGACGGCCAGCCGGCGGCAACACAGGTGGGCGCGGCCCCGAAGGGCAAGCTGCTCGATTGGGTCAACGCCTCGATCTGA
- a CDS encoding PD-(D/E)XK nuclease family protein yields MEEPEPRHALDAALQPDQWGLVRGRLVHRLLQTLPDVAVDERRAAAARYLDAALDGAFAERREQLVSEVFGVLDDPRFGALFSNRARAEVPIVGSLQGAHGTTFAVSGQIDRLVVSEEAVLIVDYKTNARPPQALDAVPAEYIAQLAVYRRLLRDLYPDKPVRAVLLWTATHA; encoded by the coding sequence ATGGAGGAGCCGGAACCGCGCCACGCGCTGGATGCGGCGCTGCAGCCCGACCAGTGGGGCCTGGTGCGCGGGCGGCTGGTGCACCGGCTGCTGCAGACCCTGCCCGATGTCGCTGTGGACGAACGCCGGGCCGCGGCGGCGCGTTATCTCGACGCGGCGCTGGACGGCGCCTTCGCGGAGCGGCGCGAGCAGTTGGTCTCCGAGGTTTTCGGGGTTCTCGACGATCCGCGGTTCGGGGCGCTGTTCTCGAACCGCGCGCGCGCCGAGGTGCCCATCGTGGGCTCCCTGCAAGGTGCGCATGGGACGACCTTCGCGGTGTCGGGCCAGATCGACCGGCTCGTCGTGAGCGAGGAGGCCGTGCTCATCGTCGACTACAAGACGAATGCGCGCCCGCCGCAGGCGCTGGACGCCGTGCCAGCCGAGTATATCGCCCAGCTCGCTGTCTACCGGCGGCTGTTGCGCGACCTTTATCCCGACAAGCCGGTGCGCGCGGTGCTATTGTGGACGGCGACCCATGCCTGA